Proteins encoded by one window of Sorangium aterium:
- a CDS encoding collagen-like protein — translation MKARTIHAPVLAAVTALSGPAAAAVPVTITHQGRLFDSVGQPIDDTLDVVFAFYDAPDAPVPVWSELHTVTFDQGYFSVDLGELAPVDKPVFDGTARYLGITVGDDPEMLPRARIASVPYALEASNVAGDITPNSISIGGRLVVDSSGVWVGDPIGLQGAPGPAGPPGAVGPAGPSGPAGPPGAAGPPGAPGAPGAEGPQGPPGVISSTYVSGAGAAPQKSLQFLAAPATVSVTASGQRVVVVSNKALGAASTPADQLHLWICAQQLSPLGELSPEGTGVYAVQVPAHTRIPMGLSAVLSPPPGQYNVGLCGKSDSPFWTNNDYSYTSAVVAMQ, via the coding sequence ATGAAGGCACGAACCATCCACGCGCCGGTCCTTGCGGCGGTGACCGCGCTGTCCGGGCCCGCTGCCGCGGCGGTCCCCGTCACGATCACCCACCAGGGGCGCCTCTTCGATTCGGTGGGCCAGCCCATCGACGACACGCTCGATGTGGTGTTCGCGTTCTACGACGCGCCCGACGCGCCCGTGCCCGTCTGGAGCGAGCTCCACACCGTCACGTTCGACCAAGGCTATTTCTCGGTCGACCTCGGCGAGCTCGCGCCCGTCGACAAGCCGGTCTTCGACGGCACGGCGCGCTACCTGGGGATCACCGTGGGGGACGACCCCGAGATGCTGCCGCGCGCCAGGATCGCGAGCGTTCCGTATGCGCTCGAGGCCAGCAACGTCGCGGGGGACATCACGCCGAACTCGATCTCCATCGGCGGCCGCCTCGTCGTCGACAGCAGCGGCGTGTGGGTCGGCGATCCGATCGGCCTGCAGGGCGCGCCGGGGCCGGCGGGCCCGCCCGGCGCGGTGGGACCGGCCGGTCCGAGCGGGCCAGCTGGGCCGCCTGGCGCTGCCGGGCCGCCGGGTGCACCGGGTGCGCCGGGGGCGGAGGGGCCGCAGGGACCCCCTGGCGTCATCTCGAGCACCTACGTCTCCGGCGCGGGCGCAGCCCCTCAGAAATCGCTGCAGTTCCTGGCTGCGCCCGCGACCGTGAGCGTGACGGCCTCGGGGCAGCGCGTCGTCGTCGTCTCCAACAAGGCGCTCGGCGCGGCGTCGACCCCCGCGGATCAGCTCCACCTCTGGATCTGCGCTCAGCAGCTCTCGCCTCTCGGGGAGCTCAGCCCAGAAGGGACGGGCGTCTATGCTGTCCAGGTCCCGGCGCACACCCGCATCCCCATGGGGCTGAGCGCCGTGCTGTCGCCGCCCCCGGGCCAGTACAACGTCGGCCTCTGCGGGAAGTCCGATAGCCCCTTCTGGACCAACAACGACTATTCGTACACCTCCGCTGTCGTCGCGATGCAGTAA
- a CDS encoding M16 family metallopeptidase, with translation MVIGGLGTDAHDPDHMALLVANTAFGGTFSSRLMQEVRAKRGWSYGASSRAGFDRHRDAFTMWTAPAAQDAPACLSLQLGLLEALRRDGITEDELTFVKRYLVRSHAFEIDTARKRVHQKLDELLYDLPEGYHETYLKRIEDVTLEEANAAVRRRISEDDLVIGVVGTHEEIGEAIAAAVPKLAEVKVEPYDLE, from the coding sequence ATGGTCATCGGCGGGCTCGGCACCGACGCCCACGACCCCGATCACATGGCGCTCCTGGTCGCGAACACCGCCTTCGGAGGCACCTTCTCGTCGCGGCTGATGCAGGAGGTGCGCGCGAAGCGTGGCTGGTCCTACGGCGCCTCGTCGCGCGCGGGCTTCGATCGGCACCGCGACGCGTTCACCATGTGGACCGCGCCCGCGGCGCAGGACGCGCCCGCCTGTCTCTCCCTGCAGCTCGGGTTGCTCGAGGCGCTGCGGCGCGACGGGATCACCGAGGACGAGCTCACGTTCGTGAAGCGCTACCTCGTCCGCTCGCACGCGTTCGAGATCGACACCGCGAGGAAGCGCGTGCACCAGAAGCTCGACGAGCTCCTGTACGATCTGCCGGAGGGGTACCACGAGACCTACCTGAAGCGGATCGAGGACGTCACGCTCGAGGAGGCGAACGCCGCCGTGCGGCGCCGGATCTCCGAGGACGATCTCGTGATCGGCGTCGTCGGAACGCACGAGGAGATCGGCGAGGCGATCGCCGCGGCCGTCCCGAAGCTGGCCGAGGTGAAGGTCGAGCCGTACGATCTCGAGTAG
- a CDS encoding M16 family metallopeptidase yields the protein MQETLAYSVPGANALPRMGPLAEMLVELNRERPPLARLRHDATVAFGPTMRVERFALGNGLKVLVLVDPSAPVVCLQTWFGVGSRHERVGKTGIAHLFEHLMFGETESVAHGAFDRMLEEAGAETNAATFLDWTYYHTNLPKDALELTLRLEAERMARLVLRDPQVSSEKEVVANERRQRVDDDVDGAVSELLYKEAFTEHAYGWPTIGWMEDIKGFTTEDCVEFYRTYYAPNNAALVIVGDVALDEALRGVQDHYGAQEPSKIPVEEVCPEPPQIAERRAEVVKPTATHKVAIGYRAPALGDFDHAPLALLNEILFSGRSSRVHRALVQEQEIASEIRGWVGSFRDPSLYDIYLSARGEHTGEALLAALEPLLEAVRRAPVTEAELDRAKARIELSVLQGLETVAGKAEQIGFYETVLGDPASLFERLAAYRRATVGDLLRVARRYLVTSARTVIHVIPDGTSDEDDEDGTDAESEEAS from the coding sequence ATGCAGGAGACGCTTGCCTACTCGGTCCCCGGCGCCAACGCGCTCCCTCGAATGGGTCCGCTCGCCGAGATGCTCGTCGAGCTGAACCGCGAACGCCCGCCGCTCGCCCGGCTGCGCCACGACGCCACCGTCGCGTTCGGCCCGACGATGCGCGTCGAGCGCTTCGCCCTCGGGAACGGGCTCAAGGTGCTCGTGCTCGTCGACCCCTCGGCGCCCGTGGTCTGTCTGCAGACCTGGTTCGGCGTCGGCTCGCGCCATGAGCGCGTGGGCAAGACCGGCATCGCCCACCTCTTCGAGCACCTCATGTTCGGCGAGACGGAGAGCGTCGCCCACGGCGCGTTCGACCGGATGCTCGAGGAGGCCGGCGCCGAGACGAACGCGGCGACGTTCCTCGACTGGACCTACTACCACACGAACCTGCCGAAGGACGCGCTCGAGCTCACCCTCCGCCTCGAGGCGGAGCGCATGGCGCGGCTCGTCCTCCGCGATCCGCAGGTGTCGAGCGAGAAGGAGGTCGTCGCCAACGAGCGGAGGCAGCGGGTCGACGACGACGTCGACGGGGCGGTGAGCGAGCTGCTCTACAAGGAGGCGTTCACCGAGCACGCCTACGGGTGGCCGACCATCGGCTGGATGGAGGACATCAAGGGCTTCACGACCGAGGACTGCGTCGAGTTCTACCGGACGTACTACGCCCCCAACAACGCGGCGCTGGTCATCGTCGGCGACGTCGCGCTCGACGAGGCGCTGCGCGGGGTGCAGGACCACTACGGCGCGCAGGAGCCGTCGAAGATCCCGGTCGAAGAGGTGTGCCCCGAGCCGCCGCAGATCGCGGAGCGCCGCGCCGAGGTGGTGAAGCCGACCGCCACGCACAAGGTCGCGATCGGCTATCGCGCGCCGGCGCTCGGGGATTTCGACCACGCGCCCCTCGCCCTGCTGAACGAGATCCTCTTCTCCGGGCGGTCGTCGCGCGTGCACCGCGCGCTCGTCCAGGAGCAGGAGATCGCGAGCGAGATCCGGGGCTGGGTCGGCTCGTTCCGCGATCCTTCGCTCTATGACATCTACCTCTCGGCCCGCGGCGAGCACACCGGCGAGGCGCTGCTCGCGGCCCTCGAGCCGCTCCTCGAGGCGGTGCGCCGCGCGCCGGTCACCGAGGCGGAGCTCGATCGCGCGAAGGCGCGCATCGAGCTCTCGGTCCTGCAAGGGCTCGAGACCGTCGCCGGCAAGGCCGAGCAGATCGGCTTCTACGAGACGGTGCTCGGCGATCCCGCGTCCCTGTTCGAGCGGCTCGCCGCCTACCGGCGGGCGACCGTCGGCGATCTGCTGCGCGTGGCGCGGCGCTACCTGGTGACCTCGGCGCGGACGGTGATCCACGTGATCCCGGACGGGACGAGCGACGAGGACGACGAGGACGGGACCGACGCGGAGAGCGAGGAGGCATCGTGA
- the lepA gene encoding translation elongation factor 4 has translation MPVDSKLIRNFSIIAHIDHGKSTLADRILDVTGALTAREQKEQFLDKMDIERERGITIKAQTVRLDYTAKDGQTYRLHLIDTPGHVDFNYEVSRSLQACEGALLVVDATQGVEAQTLANVFLALDNNLAIIPVLNKIDLPSADVERTTREIEDVIGLDCSGAIPASAKTGIGIAEILEAVVERIPAPKGDLNAAPRALIFDSWYDSYRGAVVMVRVVDGIIRKGQKVRFMATGRDYEVTEMGVFTPHATAITELGPGEVGFLVGNIKSVVDTKIGDTVTDAVHPATTPLPGFKEVKPMVFAGIFPTDSAQYEDLRDALSKLHMNDAAFVFEPDTSEALGFGFRCGFLGLLHMEIIQERLEREYNLDLITTAPSVVYHCYLNDGSMKSIENPAKLPPPNLTDRIEEPIFRMTVHVPSAYVGAVLALCQERRGEQKSIQYASSDRVIITYDMPLSEVLFDFHDKLKSVSRGYASMDYELVGYRADDLIKLDMLVNGDPLDALSVIVHRDKAYARGRDLAVKLKDIVPRQQYEVAIQAAIGSKVIARTTVKAMRKDVTAKCYGGDISRKRKLLEKQKEGKKRMKMVGSVEIPQEAFLAILKID, from the coding sequence ATGCCCGTTGATTCCAAGCTCATCCGCAACTTCTCGATCATCGCCCACATCGACCACGGCAAGTCCACGCTCGCCGACCGCATCCTCGACGTGACCGGGGCGCTCACCGCCCGCGAGCAGAAGGAGCAGTTCCTCGACAAGATGGACATCGAGCGCGAGCGGGGGATCACGATCAAGGCCCAGACCGTTCGCCTGGACTACACCGCGAAGGACGGGCAGACGTACCGGCTGCACCTCATCGACACGCCCGGGCACGTCGACTTCAACTACGAGGTCTCGCGCAGCCTCCAGGCGTGCGAGGGCGCGCTGCTCGTCGTCGACGCCACCCAGGGCGTCGAGGCGCAGACCCTCGCGAACGTCTTCCTCGCCCTGGACAACAACCTCGCGATCATCCCGGTCCTCAACAAGATCGACCTCCCCTCGGCCGACGTCGAGCGGACGACGCGCGAGATCGAGGACGTCATCGGCCTCGACTGCTCCGGCGCCATCCCCGCCAGCGCCAAGACGGGGATCGGCATCGCGGAGATCCTCGAGGCGGTGGTCGAGCGCATCCCGGCGCCGAAGGGCGACCTGAACGCGGCGCCCCGCGCCCTCATCTTCGACAGCTGGTACGACAGCTACCGCGGCGCGGTCGTGATGGTGCGCGTCGTCGACGGCATCATCAGGAAGGGCCAGAAGGTCCGCTTCATGGCGACCGGCCGCGACTACGAGGTCACGGAGATGGGCGTGTTCACGCCCCACGCGACCGCCATCACCGAGCTCGGGCCGGGGGAGGTCGGCTTCCTCGTCGGCAACATCAAGAGCGTCGTCGACACGAAGATCGGCGACACGGTGACCGACGCCGTCCACCCCGCGACGACGCCGCTGCCCGGCTTCAAGGAGGTCAAGCCGATGGTCTTCGCCGGGATCTTCCCGACGGACTCGGCCCAGTACGAGGACCTCCGCGACGCCCTGTCGAAGCTCCACATGAACGACGCCGCGTTCGTCTTCGAGCCCGACACCTCCGAGGCGCTCGGCTTCGGCTTCCGGTGCGGCTTCCTCGGCCTGCTGCACATGGAGATCATCCAGGAGCGGCTGGAGCGCGAGTACAACCTCGACCTCATCACGACCGCGCCGAGCGTCGTCTACCACTGCTACCTGAACGACGGCTCGATGAAGTCGATCGAGAACCCCGCGAAGCTCCCGCCGCCGAACCTCACCGATCGCATCGAGGAGCCGATCTTCCGGATGACCGTCCACGTGCCCTCGGCGTACGTCGGCGCGGTCCTCGCCCTGTGCCAGGAGCGGCGCGGGGAGCAGAAGTCGATCCAGTACGCCTCGTCCGACCGCGTGATCATCACCTACGACATGCCCCTCAGCGAGGTGCTCTTCGACTTCCACGACAAGCTGAAGAGCGTGTCGCGCGGCTACGCGTCGATGGACTACGAGCTCGTCGGGTACCGCGCCGACGATCTCATCAAGCTGGACATGCTGGTGAACGGCGACCCGCTCGACGCCCTCAGCGTCATCGTGCACCGCGACAAGGCGTACGCCCGGGGCCGGGACCTCGCGGTGAAGCTCAAGGACATCGTGCCGCGCCAGCAGTACGAGGTCGCGATCCAGGCGGCGATCGGGTCGAAGGTCATCGCGCGGACGACCGTGAAGGCGATGCGCAAGGACGTGACCGCCAAGTGCTACGGCGGCGACATCAGCCGCAAGCGCAAGCTCCTCGAGAAGCAGAAGGAGGGCAAGAAGCGGATGAAGATGGTCGGGAGCGTCGAGATCCCGCAGGAGGCGTTCCTCGCCATCCTGAAGATCGACTGA
- a CDS encoding ribbon-helix-helix domain-containing protein produces MSRKKVSTTIYITPEQAERLKILHERTKVPIAVYIREGIDMVLKHYEHVLPGQMSLESPPVAAPPIPKK; encoded by the coding sequence ATGTCGCGGAAGAAAGTCTCGACGACCATCTACATCACGCCCGAGCAGGCCGAGCGGCTGAAGATCCTGCACGAACGCACCAAGGTCCCGATCGCCGTCTACATCCGCGAAGGGATAGATATGGTCCTCAAGCACTACGAGCACGTGCTGCCGGGGCAGATGTCCCTGGAGAGCCCGCCGGTCGCCGCGCCGCCGATCCCGAAGAAATGA